One window from the genome of Flavobacterium agricola encodes:
- a CDS encoding 6-pyruvoyl trahydropterin synthase family protein — MLVTVSRKAHFNAAHRLYRSDWDDQKNNQVFGKCSNPNFHGHNYELIVSVTGPVDKETGYVIDMKILADIIEAQVEAHLDHKNLNLDVDDFKDLIPTAEHIAFVIYNRIKPHLASELNLEITLYETPRNFVTYKGQ; from the coding sequence ATGCTTGTTACTGTATCTCGAAAAGCACATTTTAATGCGGCACATCGTTTGTACCGTTCAGATTGGGATGATCAAAAAAACAATCAAGTTTTTGGAAAATGCAGTAACCCCAACTTTCATGGGCATAATTACGAGTTAATTGTTTCAGTTACTGGTCCTGTAGATAAAGAAACGGGCTATGTTATAGATATGAAAATATTAGCCGATATTATAGAAGCTCAAGTAGAAGCACATTTAGACCATAAAAATTTAAATTTAGATGTTGACGATTTTAAAGATTTAATTCCAACGGCAGAACATATTGCATTTGTAATCTACAATCGTATTAAACCGCATTTAGCATCAGAACTTAATTTAGAAATTACTCTGTACGAAACCCCTCGAAATTTTGTTACGTACAAAGGGCAGTAA
- a CDS encoding type I phosphomannose isomerase catalytic subunit, whose amino-acid sequence MSNNNILYPLLFKPIYKERIWGGCKLKTYLGKDIPSDSIGESWEIADLPNDTNLIANGNLKGTCFKTAINQYKDAILGGKVVEKFGLNFPLLFKFLDAKDDLSIQLHPNDELAKKRHNSFGKTEMWYVMQADEDAEIIIGFKENCSSSQYLKHLENKTLPQILKRIKVKAGDVYFLETGTIHAIGKGIVIAEVQQTSDITYRVYDWDRVDAKGKSRELCRIAVELALDAINYNYVDAKRVYTSRPNQNNPIVSSNYFTTNFIPLTAELSIVKNSDCFRVYIVTQGLVNIQIENEIFSFQLGDTILIPASITNYVLKGQADLLEIYIEY is encoded by the coding sequence ATGTCGAACAACAATATATTATACCCCTTGCTTTTTAAGCCCATATATAAAGAGCGTATTTGGGGTGGTTGTAAATTAAAAACATATTTAGGTAAAGATATCCCATCAGATTCTATTGGAGAAAGTTGGGAAATTGCAGATTTACCTAACGACACAAACCTTATAGCAAACGGGAACTTAAAGGGAACTTGCTTTAAAACAGCTATAAACCAATATAAAGATGCTATTTTAGGAGGCAAAGTAGTAGAGAAATTTGGATTAAACTTTCCGTTGTTATTTAAGTTTCTTGATGCGAAAGACGATTTATCGATTCAGCTTCATCCCAACGATGAGCTAGCTAAAAAACGACACAATTCGTTTGGTAAAACAGAAATGTGGTACGTAATGCAAGCGGATGAAGATGCCGAAATAATTATTGGATTTAAAGAGAATTGTTCTTCTTCTCAATATCTAAAGCATTTAGAAAATAAAACGTTACCTCAAATCTTAAAACGCATTAAAGTTAAGGCGGGTGATGTTTATTTTTTAGAAACAGGTACAATTCATGCCATTGGTAAAGGAATTGTTATTGCTGAGGTACAACAAACAAGTGATATTACCTATCGCGTTTACGATTGGGATCGAGTTGACGCAAAAGGTAAATCTAGAGAATTGTGTAGAATTGCAGTAGAATTGGCTTTAGATGCTATTAATTACAATTATGTAGATGCCAAACGCGTTTATACCTCGCGTCCAAATCAAAACAACCCTATTGTTTCTAGTAATTATTTTACTACTAATTTTATTCCTTTAACAGCTGAATTAAGTATTGTTAAAAATTCAGATTGTTTTAGGGTATATATTGTAACGCAAGGTTTGGTAAACATTCAGATTGAAAACGAAATTTTTTCATTTCAATTAGGTGATACTATTTTGATACCTGCCAGCATTACAAACTATGTGTTAAAAGGTCAAGCAGATTTGCTTGAAATATATATAGAATATTAA